The Nocardia arthritidis genome has a window encoding:
- a CDS encoding ribbon-helix-helix protein, CopG family produces MAMTLSLSDEQTEALRRRAEAEHRSIQQVALAAIDAYLNQPDARNRRKSVPVSELHEIFGGLPPMDAAEFRADQERYVDGDAYFDADLRAKQSGSENSE; encoded by the coding sequence ATGGCCATGACTCTCAGTCTCTCCGACGAACAGACCGAAGCTCTGCGTCGCCGCGCCGAGGCGGAGCACCGGTCGATACAGCAGGTTGCGCTTGCCGCCATCGACGCATACCTGAACCAGCCGGATGCCCGAAATCGTCGAAAGTCGGTGCCGGTCAGCGAGCTGCACGAGATATTCGGCGGCTTGCCACCGATGGATGCTGCCGAATTTCGTGCCGACCAAGAGCGTTACGTCGATGGCGACGCCTATTTCGATGCCGATCTGCGGGCGAAGCAGAGCGGTAGCGAGAACAGCGAATGA
- a CDS encoding type II toxin-antitoxin system VapC family toxin, whose protein sequence is MAELSAGIHQTDDTAERGGRMARLQRVEATFDPLPFDAEAARQYGAIAAGVVAVGRKPRRREADLMIAAVAAANQLPLFTTNPDDFRGTENIVTVVPVPRPAAG, encoded by the coding sequence TTGGCCGAATTGTCGGCGGGTATTCATCAGACCGATGACACAGCGGAGCGCGGCGGCCGAATGGCCCGTTTGCAGCGAGTGGAAGCGACGTTCGATCCACTGCCATTCGATGCCGAGGCCGCCCGCCAGTATGGGGCGATCGCCGCCGGAGTCGTCGCGGTTGGGCGCAAACCGAGAAGGCGAGAGGCCGATCTGATGATCGCGGCGGTCGCAGCCGCCAATCAACTCCCCCTGTTCACAACCAATCCGGATGATTTCCGGGGAACCGAGAACATCGTCACCGTTGTTCCGGTGCCACGACCTGCTGCCGGGTGA
- a CDS encoding malate dehydrogenase, which translates to MSEPAARTAPVTVAVTGGAGQIAYGMLFRIASGALLGPRTPVRLRLLEIPAAVASLEGVAMELEDGAFPLLDSVDISDDPWAGFAGANIALLVGARPRTAGMERSDLLAANGTIFTEQGAALNASAADDIKVLVVGNPANTNAFIAMSNAPDVPAERFTAMTRLDHNRAIAQLAKKTGTPAADIARVAIWGNHSATQYPDIAHATVAGRPARDLVENSWLTDDFIPTVQQRGTAIIQARGASSAASAASAAIDHIHDWVRGTHEGDWVSMAVPSDGSYGVPEGLISSFPVTCADGSYTIVPDLDIDEFARTRIDLSVAELVQERDAVIDLGFAKRA; encoded by the coding sequence GTGAGTGAGCCAGCCGCCCGGACCGCGCCCGTCACCGTCGCCGTGACCGGTGGCGCGGGCCAGATCGCCTACGGAATGCTGTTCCGGATCGCCTCCGGCGCGCTGCTCGGTCCGCGAACCCCGGTGCGCTTGCGGTTGTTGGAGATTCCGGCCGCGGTCGCCTCGCTGGAGGGTGTGGCGATGGAGTTGGAGGACGGCGCGTTCCCGCTGCTGGATTCGGTGGATATCAGCGACGATCCGTGGGCCGGTTTCGCGGGCGCGAATATCGCACTGCTGGTCGGCGCCCGCCCGCGCACGGCCGGAATGGAACGGTCGGATCTGTTGGCCGCCAACGGCACCATCTTCACCGAACAGGGCGCGGCGCTCAACGCCAGCGCCGCCGATGACATCAAGGTGCTCGTTGTCGGCAATCCGGCCAACACCAACGCGTTCATCGCCATGAGCAACGCACCCGACGTGCCCGCCGAGCGTTTCACCGCGATGACCCGGCTCGACCACAACCGCGCCATCGCCCAATTGGCCAAGAAGACCGGCACGCCCGCCGCCGATATCGCGCGCGTCGCGATCTGGGGCAACCACTCCGCCACCCAGTACCCGGATATCGCGCATGCGACGGTGGCCGGCCGCCCCGCCCGCGACCTGGTCGAAAACTCTTGGCTCACCGACGATTTCATCCCGACGGTGCAGCAGCGCGGCACCGCGATCATCCAGGCCCGCGGCGCGTCGTCGGCGGCGAGCGCGGCGAGCGCCGCCATCGATCACATCCACGACTGGGTGCGCGGCACCCACGAGGGCGACTGGGTGTCGATGGCGGTGCCCTCGGACGGCTCCTACGGCGTCCCCGAGGGCCTGATCAGCTCATTCCCCGTCACCTGCGCCGACGGCTCGTACACCATCGTCCCCGATCTCGACATCGACGAATTCGCCCGCACCCGAATCGATCTCAGCGTCGCCGAACTGGTCCAGGAGCGCGACGCCGTAATCGACCTCGGCTTCGCCAAGCGCGCGTAA
- a CDS encoding DUF6299 family protein produces MVEYLRPAERRTVMSRNRIIELVVATAVGFAGTAVLAGPALAAPSASVTVDQIQHIEANQDLVDITGTYTCSNDLTDSYMGTTLEQGLARSSTSVGLLSVTCDGAAHPFTSLISPSQFGPFRPGPALVSINWRFYGPDGATDVIVHNTPVTVQR; encoded by the coding sequence ATGGTCGAATATCTCCGGCCCGCCGAACGGCGGACCGTCATGTCCAGGAATCGGATCATCGAACTGGTTGTCGCCACGGCGGTGGGGTTCGCCGGTACGGCCGTGCTGGCGGGCCCGGCTCTGGCGGCCCCGTCCGCCAGTGTCACGGTCGATCAGATCCAGCACATCGAAGCCAACCAGGACCTCGTGGACATCACGGGCACCTACACCTGCAGCAATGATCTGACCGACAGCTACATGGGCACTACGTTGGAACAGGGTCTGGCCCGCAGCTCCACGTCTGTAGGTCTGCTATCGGTGACCTGTGACGGTGCCGCGCACCCTTTCACAAGCCTGATCTCACCGTCGCAGTTCGGCCCATTCCGGCCAGGCCCGGCCTTGGTCTCCATTAATTGGCGCTTCTACGGCCCCGACGGCGCCACCGACGTCATCGTCCACAACACCCCCGTCACCGTGCAGCGCTGA
- the hisS gene encoding histidine--tRNA ligase codes for MTKTSSFSAPKGVPDYIPPDSAEFAAVRDGLVRAAHLAGYGLLELPIFEDTALFARGVGESTDVVTKEMWTFEDRSGNSFSLRPELTAGAMRAVIEHNLDRGQLPVKIYYSGPCFRYERPQAGRYRQFNQVGIEAIGVDDPALDAEVISVADQGYRALGLTGFRLEVTSLGDETCRPQYRELLQDFLFKLPLDEETQRRARINPLRVLDDKRPEVRELTADAPLMIDHLSESAKAHFDQVLGHLDAMGVAYVVNPRMVRGLDYYTKTTFEFVHDGLGAQSGIGGGGRYDGLMAELGGQPLSGIGFGLGVERTMLALRAEGKSAGDPARCQVFGVPLGDAAKQRLVALGSQLRAAGVRVDLAYGGRGVKGAMKAADKSGARFTLVLGDRDLAENTIGLKDMSTGDQRQIPLDEAARLVQEALVSE; via the coding sequence GTGACCAAGACCAGCAGCTTCTCCGCCCCGAAGGGGGTTCCCGACTACATCCCGCCGGACTCCGCCGAGTTCGCCGCGGTGCGCGACGGCCTCGTCCGCGCCGCCCATCTGGCCGGGTACGGACTGCTGGAATTGCCGATATTCGAGGACACCGCCCTGTTCGCCAGGGGCGTCGGCGAATCGACCGACGTGGTCACCAAGGAGATGTGGACCTTCGAGGACCGCAGCGGAAACAGCTTCTCGCTGCGCCCGGAGCTGACCGCGGGCGCCATGCGCGCGGTGATCGAGCACAACCTCGATCGCGGGCAGCTGCCGGTGAAGATCTACTACTCGGGTCCTTGCTTCCGCTACGAACGTCCGCAGGCGGGTCGGTACCGGCAGTTCAACCAGGTCGGCATCGAGGCCATCGGCGTCGACGATCCGGCGCTGGACGCCGAGGTGATCTCGGTGGCCGATCAGGGTTACCGCGCCCTCGGGCTCACCGGGTTCCGGCTCGAGGTCACCTCGCTCGGCGACGAGACCTGCCGCCCGCAGTACCGAGAACTGTTGCAGGACTTCTTGTTCAAGCTGCCGCTGGACGAGGAGACTCAGCGGCGCGCCAGGATCAACCCGCTGCGGGTGCTCGACGACAAGCGCCCCGAGGTTCGCGAGCTGACCGCCGACGCGCCGCTGATGATCGATCACCTCTCCGAATCGGCCAAGGCCCACTTCGATCAGGTGCTCGGGCACCTGGACGCGATGGGCGTCGCCTATGTGGTGAATCCGCGCATGGTGCGCGGGCTCGACTACTACACCAAGACCACCTTCGAATTCGTGCACGACGGCCTCGGCGCGCAGTCCGGGATCGGCGGCGGCGGCCGCTACGACGGCCTGATGGCCGAGCTCGGCGGACAACCGTTGTCCGGCATCGGATTCGGGCTCGGCGTCGAGCGCACCATGCTCGCGCTGCGGGCCGAAGGCAAATCGGCGGGCGATCCGGCGCGCTGCCAGGTGTTCGGGGTGCCGCTCGGCGATGCGGCCAAGCAGCGGCTCGTCGCCCTCGGGTCGCAACTGCGCGCCGCCGGCGTGCGGGTCGACCTCGCCTACGGCGGCCGTGGCGTCAAGGGTGCGATGAAGGCGGCGGACAAATCCGGTGCGCGGTTCACCCTGGTGCTCGGCGACCGTGACCTGGCCGAGAACACCATCGGCCTGAAGGATATGTCAACTGGGGATCAGCGACAGATCCCGCTGGACGAGGCCGCCAGGCTCGTCCAGGAGGCGTTGGTCAGCGAATAA
- a CDS encoding peptidylprolyl isomerase codes for MPSNEQRRAAAKRKLERQLANRAQRARRRKQLTIAGSVLGVVLLAAAGTGIYFLTRGDDKASDGKDASLSSSPTVAPPPSPNAKPAMVTCTYRDAQKPASKPVNKPAKTEVPTTGDKAQTVSLSIDTTQGPIGLTLNNAESPCTVNSFVSLAQQGFFDGTSCHRLTASETLKVLQCGDPEGNGQGGPGYEFDNEYPTDQYQPNDPAAKKKPIAYKRGVVAMANAGPGTNGSQFFLVYGDSQLPPQYTIFGTVDEQTLGTLDKIAKNKQDNSNGPGDGKPLQPVTINSIRVD; via the coding sequence GTGCCGAGCAACGAACAGCGACGGGCAGCGGCCAAGCGCAAGCTCGAACGGCAGCTGGCGAACCGTGCCCAGCGGGCGCGCAGACGCAAGCAACTGACCATCGCGGGATCTGTCCTGGGTGTCGTGCTGCTGGCGGCCGCAGGTACCGGCATCTACTTCCTCACCCGCGGTGACGACAAGGCCTCCGATGGCAAGGACGCGTCGCTGTCCAGTTCCCCCACGGTCGCGCCGCCGCCGAGCCCGAACGCCAAGCCGGCGATGGTGACCTGTACGTATAGGGACGCCCAGAAGCCGGCGTCGAAGCCGGTGAACAAGCCCGCCAAGACCGAGGTGCCGACCACCGGCGACAAGGCCCAGACGGTGAGCCTGAGCATCGACACCACCCAGGGCCCGATCGGCCTGACCCTCAACAATGCCGAATCCCCTTGCACCGTCAATAGTTTCGTGAGCCTGGCGCAGCAGGGCTTCTTCGACGGCACCAGCTGCCACCGGCTGACCGCCTCCGAGACGCTGAAGGTGCTGCAGTGCGGCGATCCGGAGGGCAACGGTCAGGGCGGCCCCGGCTACGAATTCGACAACGAGTACCCGACCGATCAGTACCAGCCGAACGATCCGGCGGCCAAGAAGAAGCCCATCGCCTACAAGCGCGGCGTCGTCGCCATGGCCAATGCGGGCCCCGGCACCAACGGCAGCCAGTTCTTCCTGGTGTACGGCGATTCCCAGCTGCCGCCGCAGTACACGATCTTCGGCACGGTGGACGAGCAGACCCTCGGCACCCTGGACAAGATCGCCAAGAACAAACAGGACAACTCGAATGGTCCCGGTGACGGCAAGCCGCTGCAGCCGGTGACGATCAATTCCATCCGGGTTGACTGA
- a CDS encoding DUF4913 domain-containing protein: MTEPQQQPMIYASVVEFVENYLSLVYRRQVTDLSDTVWCPEWWQHAEAVARLDALWRAWEHYRLDGRTGLSVWFLDHADAHMAKLFDPKGPFKYCSVRNGHKDMLSPLPLKSPQHGMFGDPTIGDFRI; this comes from the coding sequence GTGACCGAACCACAGCAGCAGCCCATGATCTACGCCAGCGTCGTGGAGTTCGTGGAGAACTACCTCAGCCTGGTGTACCGGCGTCAGGTCACCGACCTGAGCGATACCGTGTGGTGCCCGGAATGGTGGCAGCACGCCGAGGCGGTGGCCCGGTTGGACGCGCTATGGCGGGCCTGGGAGCACTACCGACTGGACGGCCGAACGGGTTTGAGCGTGTGGTTCCTCGACCACGCCGATGCGCATATGGCCAAACTGTTCGACCCGAAGGGTCCGTTCAAGTACTGCAGTGTGCGCAACGGTCACAAGGATATGCTCAGCCCGCTGCCGTTGAAGTCCCCGCAGCACGGCATGTTCGGCGACCCGACCATCGGCGATTTCCGAATCTGA
- a CDS encoding type IV secretory system conjugative DNA transfer family protein yields the protein MAKKKVKDPAEIGPDLQLLAVYAGFAILGTLWLALHIGNWLSVHPQNIPVNPIAIVVDLVKGKLHWPHASTVLVLVVVALVLAYVFVKRNMKARKSKGRLGVDDKAEVMGNGGAIAALTEAGVREKADQLGVRMDSAAILDHGWNQDPVPGVPIGIGVADGTMLYGSFEDLHLDIWGPRQGKSTSRVIPAILSAIGPVLATSNKRDVVDATRDVRESKGSRTYVFDPQRVADEDATWYWDPLAWVDARHDGCEMRAARLAGHFADGDDGSDAKTDAFFDPEAEDLLAGLFLAAAVGQRPMVQVWEWVTNPQDTEPIELLRAARHHYTASGLAQQYNTDVRTLSGIFGTAKKMIRCLKLSNVHPWITPGGDRRQFDELEFIERNGTLYSLSLEGRGSAGPLVSALTEAVIDVAMRKAARSPGGRLPVPLLAVLDEAANVVRWKDLPKQYSHFGSRGIVVMTVLQSWAQGVRCWGEAGMEALWAAANIKVLGSGVDDTKFLQARSDAIGEHEVISQSMSESKGGKSYSRSLSSSKTFSVQALAQLPRGRVIVFPSGAPPVLVRTVPWWEGEYAAEVKRSITHHDPQRKTEIADIIGSPNLSKAQPPQEYGQVEEVRPL from the coding sequence ATGGCGAAGAAGAAGGTGAAGGATCCGGCCGAGATCGGGCCGGACCTGCAGCTGCTCGCCGTCTACGCCGGTTTCGCCATCCTCGGCACGCTGTGGCTGGCGCTGCATATCGGCAACTGGTTGTCGGTGCATCCGCAGAACATCCCGGTCAATCCGATCGCCATCGTCGTCGACCTGGTGAAGGGCAAACTGCACTGGCCGCACGCGTCGACGGTGCTGGTGCTCGTCGTGGTCGCGTTGGTTCTCGCGTATGTGTTCGTCAAGCGAAACATGAAGGCGCGCAAGAGCAAAGGCCGCCTCGGCGTGGACGACAAGGCCGAGGTCATGGGCAACGGCGGCGCCATCGCCGCGCTCACCGAGGCCGGGGTGCGGGAGAAGGCCGATCAGCTCGGCGTGCGGATGGATTCGGCCGCCATCCTCGATCACGGCTGGAACCAGGATCCGGTACCCGGCGTGCCGATCGGTATCGGTGTCGCCGACGGCACCATGCTGTACGGATCCTTCGAGGATCTGCACTTGGACATCTGGGGTCCGCGTCAGGGCAAGTCGACCTCGCGGGTGATCCCGGCGATCCTGAGCGCCATCGGCCCGGTGCTGGCCACCTCGAACAAGCGCGATGTGGTCGACGCGACCCGAGATGTGCGGGAGTCCAAGGGAAGTCGTACCTATGTATTCGACCCGCAGCGGGTGGCCGACGAGGATGCCACCTGGTATTGGGATCCGTTGGCATGGGTCGACGCCCGCCACGACGGCTGTGAGATGCGTGCGGCCCGATTGGCGGGTCACTTCGCCGACGGCGACGACGGTTCGGATGCCAAAACCGACGCCTTCTTCGATCCGGAGGCCGAGGATCTGCTCGCGGGCCTGTTCCTCGCGGCCGCGGTGGGTCAGCGGCCGATGGTTCAGGTGTGGGAGTGGGTCACCAACCCACAGGACACCGAACCGATCGAGCTGCTGCGCGCCGCCCGGCACCACTACACCGCCTCCGGCCTCGCCCAGCAGTACAACACCGATGTCCGTACGCTCTCCGGCATTTTCGGCACCGCGAAGAAGATGATCCGCTGCCTGAAACTGTCCAACGTGCACCCGTGGATCACCCCCGGCGGCGACCGCAGGCAATTCGACGAGCTGGAGTTCATCGAACGCAACGGCACCCTCTACAGCCTTTCGCTCGAGGGCCGCGGCTCGGCCGGCCCGCTGGTCAGCGCGCTCACCGAGGCCGTGATCGATGTGGCCATGCGTAAGGCCGCGCGGTCGCCGGGCGGCCGCCTGCCGGTCCCGCTGCTCGCGGTGCTCGACGAGGCCGCCAACGTGGTCCGCTGGAAGGATCTGCCCAAGCAGTACAGCCACTTCGGCTCGCGCGGCATCGTGGTGATGACGGTGCTGCAATCCTGGGCGCAGGGTGTGCGCTGCTGGGGCGAGGCGGGTATGGAGGCGCTGTGGGCCGCCGCCAACATCAAGGTGCTCGGCAGCGGTGTCGACGACACCAAATTCCTGCAGGCGCGCTCGGATGCCATCGGCGAGCACGAGGTCATCTCCCAGTCGATGTCGGAATCCAAAGGCGGCAAGAGTTATTCGCGTTCGCTGAGTTCGTCCAAGACGTTCAGCGTTCAGGCGCTGGCGCAGCTGCCGAGGGGGCGGGTGATCGTCTTCCCGTCCGGCGCGCCACCGGTGCTCGTGCGCACCGTCCCGTGGTGGGAGGGCGAGTACGCTGCCGAGGTGAAGCGGTCCATCACCCACCACGATCCGCAGCGCAAGACCGAGATCGCCGACATCATCGGGTCGCCGAATCTGAGCAAGGCGCAGCCACCCCAGGAGTACGGACAGGTCGAGGAGGTCCGGCCACTGTGA
- a CDS encoding peptidoglycan DD-metalloendopeptidase family protein, whose product MSAKSILWVALGAVLGLMTLVLVVVLPSVDNPCEGSSVLGSNTVLPTFGGPVIGAPMPAAAANPSATQSIPAVTGTPSLAAGAGPVRRTLPIEAGKFTVSDVFGARGGTHLGVDLAAPDGTTIYSVADGKVVAAGPASGFGNWIVIDSIDFNGRTFSAVYGHMWDSGIHVRVGDTVTAGQPIAQVGSAGESSGPHLHFEIVPGGRFTGGRQIDPIPWLDGAPTPDVGGAKAFSIDPNCVLGFGTAGGALAPGKVPPELEIWYRRAGSICPEITPSLLAAQGRQESGFQRGLTSPAGAVGLAQFLPGTAAAIDPEDGKPYVIDTGGKGYASLSDDGDSIIGQGRYMCAIAHQIERWMGEGKVQGDVVALTLAAYNAGEGAVLASGGMPNQVAAHYSETRPYVANILAMEPQYRAQGSLGRFEPQPGGGSGQIVEAARQWLGTPYVWGGGGPQGPSGGGMDGPGLTSAAVFAASSGAVTLPRTAEQQWEAGVEVPLSKAQPGDLVFSSFGVRGPAQVGIYSGPGTMIVSAPTSGGVVEAAVPGDARVRRVM is encoded by the coding sequence ATGAGTGCCAAGAGCATTCTCTGGGTGGCGCTGGGCGCTGTCCTCGGGCTGATGACGCTCGTGCTGGTGGTCGTGCTGCCCTCGGTGGACAACCCGTGCGAGGGGTCGTCGGTGCTCGGGTCGAACACCGTGCTGCCCACCTTCGGCGGTCCGGTCATCGGCGCCCCGATGCCCGCCGCTGCCGCGAATCCTTCGGCCACCCAATCGATTCCGGCGGTCACCGGAACGCCGTCGCTGGCCGCGGGCGCCGGCCCGGTCCGGCGCACCCTGCCCATCGAGGCCGGAAAGTTCACCGTGTCGGACGTTTTCGGCGCGCGCGGCGGCACCCACCTGGGGGTCGACCTGGCGGCGCCGGACGGCACCACCATCTACTCCGTGGCCGACGGCAAAGTGGTGGCCGCCGGTCCGGCATCGGGTTTCGGCAACTGGATCGTGATCGACTCGATCGATTTCAACGGCCGCACCTTCTCCGCGGTCTACGGGCATATGTGGGACAGCGGAATTCACGTCCGGGTCGGCGACACCGTCACCGCGGGACAGCCGATCGCCCAGGTGGGTTCGGCGGGCGAATCCTCCGGCCCGCACCTGCATTTCGAGATCGTGCCGGGCGGCCGCTTCACCGGTGGCCGCCAAATCGACCCGATCCCTTGGCTCGACGGCGCGCCGACCCCGGATGTCGGTGGTGCGAAGGCGTTTTCGATCGATCCGAACTGTGTGCTCGGCTTCGGCACCGCGGGTGGCGCGCTGGCGCCGGGGAAGGTGCCGCCGGAACTCGAAATCTGGTATCGCCGTGCGGGATCCATCTGTCCGGAGATCACCCCGTCGCTGCTCGCGGCCCAGGGCAGACAGGAGTCCGGTTTCCAGCGCGGCCTCACCTCGCCCGCGGGCGCCGTCGGCCTCGCGCAGTTCCTGCCCGGCACCGCCGCCGCCATCGATCCCGAGGACGGCAAACCGTACGTCATCGATACCGGCGGCAAGGGCTATGCCAGCCTGTCCGACGACGGCGACTCCATCATCGGCCAGGGCCGCTACATGTGCGCCATCGCGCATCAGATCGAGCGCTGGATGGGCGAGGGCAAGGTGCAGGGCGATGTGGTCGCGCTGACCCTGGCCGCCTACAACGCCGGCGAGGGCGCGGTGCTCGCCTCCGGCGGTATGCCGAATCAGGTTGCGGCGCACTACTCCGAGACCCGCCCGTACGTCGCCAATATCCTCGCGATGGAGCCGCAGTATCGGGCGCAGGGTTCGCTCGGCCGGTTCGAACCGCAGCCGGGCGGCGGCAGCGGGCAGATCGTCGAGGCCGCGCGTCAGTGGCTCGGCACGCCGTATGTGTGGGGCGGCGGCGGTCCGCAGGGGCCCAGCGGCGGCGGTATGGACGGGCCGGGTCTGACCTCGGCCGCGGTATTCGCCGCGTCATCGGGTGCGGTGACGCTGCCGCGCACCGCCGAACAGCAGTGGGAGGCGGGTGTCGAGGTGCCGCTGAGCAAGGCGCAGCCCGGCGATCTGGTGTTCAGCTCGTTCGGGGTGCGCGGCCCGGCGCAGGTCGGAATATATTCCGGCCCGGGGACGATGATTGTCTCGGCGCCGACGTCGGGCGGTGTGGTCGAGGCCGCGGTGCCCGGTGACGCCAGGGTGCGGAGGGTGATGTGA
- a CDS encoding transposase, with protein sequence MMPHRSYRRVSPEVRQAAVEQVIALTGKLRSESEACRVVAEQIGVHTNSVRNWVRAAEGPSLERLDAIALRRKVALLQQQLAAAAEMNRTLADTLNESRRQT encoded by the coding sequence ATGATGCCGCATCGCTCATATCGCCGGGTCTCGCCGGAGGTGCGGCAGGCCGCCGTGGAACAGGTCATCGCGCTCACCGGGAAGTTGCGCAGCGAATCCGAGGCGTGCCGGGTGGTCGCGGAACAGATCGGCGTGCACACGAATTCGGTGCGCAACTGGGTTCGGGCCGCCGAAGGCCCGAGCCTGGAACGCCTCGACGCGATCGCACTGCGCCGGAAAGTGGCGCTGCTGCAACAACAACTGGCCGCCGCCGCGGAAATGAACCGAACCCTGGCCGATACCCTCAACGAATCCCGACGCCAGACGTGA
- a CDS encoding SCO6880 family protein, producing the protein MTTNDTYERRSYGLWQKPRSAGLFGLRWEETVLGFVVVITALLTALVGGFQWGATVGGFGLVIMVPLVWRTGGRSGYENGLMMFNWMRSRKRGEHVYRGGRFSRIPGGVTRLPGLLAPSKLYEGIDAGGYSFGMIHLPQFAQYTVVLRAWPQGHEAVDQPVIDRWVSAWGTFLASVGQTSDIVAVVPVIDTVPETGNRLLTEVSTITRPDAPELAQQVMYELATELPQERVQLLPRVAITFKATTAERRKNPAEEAVEIGRRLPGICAALAEAGVRAQPMSADEVISFIRRSYDPASQADLEVAASEPGGHGLDWADAGPVSHDEKWDHLVHDGGRSVTWEMDAAPEGAVDERVLQRLLAPNPEVPRKRIAIVYRPHSAADAAEIVDDDFKNALVAQQSERGVVSAAATLRVGATQQAREEQARGHGVTRFGALVTITEPLRGDLPRIEAITRDLSTQARLKIRRCYRYQAAAFAASLGCGVILPEHATIPKALAG; encoded by the coding sequence ATGACGACGAACGACACCTACGAGCGCCGCTCCTACGGGCTCTGGCAAAAGCCGCGCAGCGCGGGCCTTTTCGGCCTGCGCTGGGAGGAGACCGTGCTCGGCTTCGTCGTCGTGATCACGGCGCTGCTCACCGCCCTGGTCGGCGGATTCCAATGGGGCGCAACGGTCGGCGGTTTCGGCCTGGTGATCATGGTTCCACTGGTGTGGCGGACAGGGGGCCGCTCCGGCTACGAGAACGGACTGATGATGTTCAACTGGATGCGCTCGCGCAAGCGCGGCGAGCACGTGTACCGGGGCGGCCGCTTCTCGCGGATCCCCGGCGGCGTCACCCGCCTACCCGGCCTACTCGCTCCGTCCAAGCTCTACGAGGGCATCGATGCGGGCGGCTACAGCTTCGGCATGATCCACCTGCCGCAATTCGCCCAATACACAGTGGTTTTGCGGGCATGGCCGCAGGGGCACGAGGCGGTGGACCAGCCGGTGATCGACCGCTGGGTCTCGGCCTGGGGCACCTTCCTGGCCTCGGTCGGCCAGACCAGTGACATCGTCGCCGTCGTTCCGGTCATCGATACCGTGCCGGAGACCGGAAACCGTTTGCTCACCGAGGTTTCCACGATCACTCGGCCGGACGCGCCGGAGCTGGCCCAGCAGGTGATGTACGAGCTGGCGACGGAATTGCCGCAGGAGCGGGTGCAGTTGCTGCCCCGGGTGGCCATCACCTTCAAGGCGACCACCGCCGAGCGGCGCAAGAATCCGGCGGAGGAGGCGGTCGAGATCGGCCGTCGCCTGCCCGGTATCTGCGCGGCGCTGGCCGAGGCGGGCGTGCGCGCCCAGCCGATGTCGGCCGATGAGGTGATCTCGTTCATCCGGCGCAGCTACGACCCGGCCTCGCAGGCCGATCTCGAGGTCGCGGCCTCCGAACCCGGTGGGCACGGCCTGGATTGGGCCGACGCCGGTCCGGTGTCGCACGACGAGAAATGGGATCACCTGGTGCACGACGGCGGCCGCTCGGTGACCTGGGAGATGGACGCCGCACCGGAGGGCGCGGTGGACGAACGGGTGCTGCAGCGACTGCTTGCTCCCAATCCCGAGGTACCACGGAAGCGAATCGCAATCGTGTACCGTCCGCACTCGGCCGCCGACGCCGCCGAAATCGTCGACGACGACTTCAAGAACGCGCTGGTGGCGCAGCAGAGCGAACGCGGTGTCGTCTCCGCGGCCGCCACCCTGCGGGTCGGCGCGACCCAGCAGGCGCGCGAGGAGCAGGCCAGGGGCCACGGTGTCACCCGCTTCGGGGCGCTGGTGACCATCACCGAACCCCTGCGCGGTGATCTGCCGCGCATCGAAGCCATCACGCGCGACCTGTCCACCCAGGCGCGGTTGAAGATCCGGCGGTGTTACCGCTACCAGGCGGCGGCCTTCGCGGCCTCGCTGGGCTGCGGGGTGATCCTGCCGGAACACGCGACAATTCCGAAAGCACTGGCGGGGTGA
- a CDS encoding DUF6668 family protein, producing MTAAMKLRRHSEDPAPAGVVAPPESRRAPIWDRPVPGVGRAPLFWLLGVHGGAGASTLAHVLAPAADSSRRWPGVFDRESPFVVLVARETISGLTRAHDLLRQHHSGFAGAAEVLGLVTVSARPGRLPAEIRRYRDVVGSLAGQLWQVPWVEEWTLVEPEQLPVWSPGDPLPPKKRRLDPLDEVPLEVRELGADIVAAVRENLSAGTASGEEEG from the coding sequence ATGACCGCCGCCATGAAACTTCGCCGCCATTCCGAAGATCCGGCCCCGGCCGGTGTTGTCGCACCACCCGAATCCCGCCGCGCGCCGATCTGGGACCGCCCGGTCCCCGGAGTCGGCCGTGCCCCGCTGTTCTGGCTACTCGGCGTCCACGGCGGCGCCGGCGCCAGCACCCTGGCCCATGTGCTCGCGCCCGCCGCGGATTCGAGCCGTCGCTGGCCCGGCGTCTTCGACCGGGAATCCCCGTTCGTCGTGCTGGTGGCCAGGGAGACCATCTCGGGCCTCACTCGCGCGCACGACCTTCTGCGCCAACATCATTCGGGTTTCGCGGGCGCGGCCGAGGTGCTCGGCCTGGTCACGGTGTCCGCCCGGCCGGGCAGGCTGCCCGCCGAGATCCGCCGCTACCGGGATGTGGTCGGCTCGCTGGCCGGACAGCTGTGGCAGGTGCCGTGGGTGGAGGAGTGGACGCTGGTCGAGCCCGAGCAGCTACCGGTGTGGTCGCCGGGAGATCCGTTGCCGCCCAAGAAGCGCAGGCTCGATCCGCTCGACGAGGTACCGCTGGAGGTTCGCGAACTCGGCGCCGATATCGTTGCGGCCGTGCGCGAAAATCTCAGTGCCGGAACGGCTTCGGGGGAGGAAGAAGGATGA